The Sulfitobacter sp. S223 genome has a window encoding:
- a CDS encoding ABC transporter permease, whose protein sequence is MLRYTFKRILSLVISLAVASLVIFTVIEIAPGDPASFMLGINAQAETLAALRTELGLDASKVERYVTWVTGMLTGDFGTSYTYRTPVADMVAQRIWVSLPLALYALTLSTVIAFPAGIFAAARRGRAGDIGVMGATQLGVAIPNFWFAMMLVLLFAIKLRWFAAGGFVGWDKGVWAGLHSLTLPAIALALPQAAILARVMRSALLDVLGEDFMRTARAKGLTARQALWRHGLRNAMIPVLTIIGLQFSFLLAGGIIIEQVFYLPGLGRLIFQSISARDLIVVESVTMLLVFAVIFVNFCVDLAYAAVDPRLRARA, encoded by the coding sequence ATGTTGCGCTATACCTTCAAACGAATTCTATCCTTGGTGATCAGCCTTGCTGTCGCCTCTTTGGTGATTTTCACCGTGATCGAAATAGCCCCCGGAGATCCTGCTTCATTCATGTTGGGTATCAATGCCCAAGCTGAAACGCTGGCCGCCTTGCGCACGGAACTCGGTCTGGATGCCTCCAAAGTTGAGCGGTACGTGACCTGGGTCACCGGCATGTTAACGGGGGATTTCGGCACCTCCTATACTTACCGCACGCCAGTCGCTGATATGGTTGCGCAGCGCATTTGGGTATCTCTGCCACTGGCACTTTATGCGCTTACTCTTTCAACTGTCATCGCCTTTCCCGCAGGTATCTTTGCCGCTGCACGGCGTGGGCGGGCGGGGGACATTGGCGTCATGGGTGCGACGCAACTTGGTGTGGCGATCCCGAATTTCTGGTTTGCCATGATGTTGGTGCTGTTGTTTGCGATAAAACTGCGCTGGTTCGCAGCGGGCGGATTTGTTGGTTGGGATAAAGGGGTGTGGGCGGGCCTGCACTCACTCACTCTGCCTGCAATTGCGCTTGCCCTGCCGCAAGCGGCGATTCTGGCACGCGTTATGCGCTCTGCGCTGCTGGACGTACTGGGCGAAGATTTCATGCGCACCGCACGGGCGAAGGGTCTGACAGCACGACAAGCATTGTGGCGACACGGGCTGCGTAATGCGATGATCCCTGTGCTCACCATCATCGGCTTACAGTTCTCCTTTCTGTTGGCAGGCGGCATTATCATCGAACAGGTTTTCTATCTGCCCGGCCTTGGACGCCTTATCTTCCAGTCAATCTCGGCGAGAGATTTGATCGTGGTTGAAAGCGTGACAATGCTGCTGGTCTTTGCTGTGATCTTTGTCAATTTCTGCGTTGATCTTGCCTATGCTGCCGTTGATCCCCGCCTGAGGGCCCGCGCATGA
- a CDS encoding acetoin utilization protein AcuC codes for MDKPLFIGHEIFRGSSYGPKHPLRVPRVSTVIDLSRAMGWLPRAQYVTAPRAKPKALHAWHDPDYIAALQRVEAAQQTQSDDLARYGIGSVTNPVFPEIFRRPATAAGGSILAGELLAQGGVIYNPAGGTHHGLPARANGFCYLNDPVLAMLSLRHHGVQRIAYVDIDAHHCDGVAAGFAGDPDCLMISVHEEGLWPRTGVIDDDAGGNAINLPVPRGLRDSEMAHIRDALILPKVAEFAPDAIVFLCGADAVEDDPLAHLSLSNNAHWDILRGLMALGVPRLLVLGGGGYNPWTVGRMWTGVWGILNGHTPGEDLTKAGEEVLRALTFHGNSRGRNPPEHWFTTLRDAPQEDAGTSPVVRQRVATLARRPFPKRHVW; via the coding sequence GTGGACAAACCGCTTTTCATAGGACACGAGATTTTTCGCGGCTCCAGTTACGGGCCCAAACATCCCTTGCGTGTGCCTCGGGTGTCTACTGTAATAGATCTGAGCCGTGCGATGGGTTGGTTGCCCCGCGCGCAATATGTGACGGCACCTCGTGCCAAGCCTAAAGCGTTGCATGCATGGCACGACCCTGACTATATCGCTGCGCTGCAACGGGTAGAAGCAGCACAGCAGACGCAATCAGACGATCTTGCGCGCTATGGTATCGGGAGCGTGACCAATCCTGTGTTCCCTGAAATTTTCCGTCGGCCTGCAACAGCTGCGGGCGGTTCGATCCTTGCCGGAGAGCTTTTGGCGCAGGGGGGCGTGATCTATAATCCGGCGGGTGGCACACATCACGGGTTACCCGCACGGGCGAACGGGTTCTGCTATCTCAACGATCCGGTTCTGGCGATGTTGTCGTTGCGCCATCATGGGGTTCAGCGGATTGCCTATGTGGATATTGATGCGCACCATTGCGATGGTGTGGCAGCAGGATTTGCCGGTGATCCGGACTGCCTGATGATCTCTGTTCATGAAGAAGGGCTTTGGCCGCGTACGGGGGTCATCGATGATGATGCAGGCGGCAACGCTATCAATCTACCGGTGCCGCGTGGGCTTAGGGACAGCGAAATGGCGCATATCCGCGATGCGCTGATCCTGCCGAAAGTGGCCGAGTTTGCGCCTGATGCGATTGTTTTCCTATGTGGTGCCGACGCGGTCGAAGACGATCCGCTCGCGCATCTTTCGCTGAGTAATAATGCCCACTGGGATATTTTGCGCGGGCTTATGGCGCTTGGTGTGCCGCGGCTGCTGGTATTGGGCGGTGGGGGATATAACCCGTGGACGGTGGGGCGGATGTGGACAGGCGTTTGGGGCATTCTCAACGGTCACACTCCGGGAGAGGATTTGACCAAAGCAGGCGAGGAAGTGCTGCGGGCCTTAACGTTCCATGGCAACAGCCGTGGGCGCAATCCACCCGAGCATTGGTTCACTACCTTGCGGGACGCCCCGCAGGAGGACGCAGGGACATCACCAGTTGTCCGGCAACGTGTGGCAACTCTTGCGCGGCGCCCGTTTCCAAAACGGCATGTTTGGTAA
- a CDS encoding ABC transporter substrate-binding protein — MFHLRTLLLGVSTAALMVGAAAAKDDITIAIQLEPPHLDPTSAAAGAIDSVLYSNVFEGLTRFDSAGAVIPGLAKSWEISEDGLTYTFTLNEGVTFHDGSSMDAEDVKFSLDRIGAEDSANAQKALYAAISEVNVIDPATVEIKLSEANGNMLFNLAWGDAVIVAPESIEGIKQTPVGTGAFKFDSWTQGDKIELSRNETYWGTPAVLTKATFKFISDPTAAFSSMMAEDIDVFSGFPAPENLPQFEADPRFQVLVGSTEGETILSTNNKMPPFDNVKVREALAHAIDRQSIIDGAMFGYGTPIGTHFAPHNPAYVDLTGMSTYDPEKSKTLLAEAGYPDGFETTLFLPPPSYARRGGEIIASQLAAVGIKAEITNVEWAQWLESVFKGKNFGLTIVSHTEPMDIGIYANPDYYFQYDNPAFQELMTRLNSTTDPDMRTAMLAEAQKMISSDYVNGYLFQLAALSVAKAGLQGLWANAPTQANDLTAVSWAD; from the coding sequence ATGTTCCATCTCCGTACGCTTTTACTGGGTGTCAGCACGGCTGCCCTTATGGTCGGTGCAGCCGCTGCAAAAGACGATATCACAATCGCCATCCAGCTTGAGCCACCGCACCTTGACCCGACCAGTGCTGCCGCTGGCGCGATTGATTCCGTGCTTTATTCCAACGTGTTCGAAGGTCTCACCCGCTTTGATAGCGCAGGTGCGGTAATCCCCGGACTGGCCAAAAGCTGGGAGATTTCCGAAGACGGTTTGACCTACACTTTCACGCTCAACGAAGGTGTTACATTCCACGACGGCTCCTCCATGGACGCGGAAGACGTGAAGTTCTCGCTTGACCGGATTGGTGCAGAAGACAGCGCAAACGCGCAAAAAGCACTTTATGCAGCCATCTCCGAAGTTAACGTGATTGACCCCGCAACGGTCGAAATCAAACTATCCGAGGCAAACGGCAACATGCTGTTCAACCTTGCCTGGGGCGATGCAGTGATTGTAGCGCCCGAAAGCATTGAGGGCATCAAACAGACTCCTGTCGGGACCGGCGCGTTCAAATTCGACAGCTGGACCCAAGGCGACAAGATCGAGCTGAGCCGCAACGAGACCTATTGGGGCACACCTGCCGTGCTGACCAAAGCCACGTTCAAATTCATCTCCGATCCAACGGCTGCGTTCTCGTCGATGATGGCAGAAGACATCGACGTCTTTTCCGGGTTCCCGGCCCCCGAAAACCTGCCCCAATTCGAAGCTGATCCGCGCTTTCAGGTGCTTGTCGGCTCCACCGAAGGGGAAACGATCCTGTCCACCAACAACAAGATGCCGCCCTTTGACAACGTGAAGGTGCGCGAAGCGTTGGCCCATGCGATTGATCGCCAATCCATCATCGACGGCGCCATGTTCGGCTACGGCACACCCATCGGCACACATTTCGCGCCACACAATCCCGCCTATGTCGACCTGACCGGCATGAGCACCTATGACCCTGAAAAATCCAAGACCCTCTTGGCCGAAGCGGGCTATCCAGACGGGTTCGAGACAACACTCTTCCTGCCACCCCCTTCCTACGCGCGCCGCGGCGGCGAGATCATCGCATCGCAATTGGCCGCTGTTGGCATCAAGGCAGAGATCACAAACGTAGAATGGGCGCAGTGGCTGGAGTCTGTGTTCAAGGGCAAGAACTTTGGCCTGACCATCGTTAGCCACACAGAACCGATGGACATCGGCATCTATGCGAACCCTGACTACTACTTCCAATATGACAATCCAGCGTTTCAGGAGCTGATGACAAGACTCAACAGCACCACAGATCCCGACATGCGCACAGCGATGCTGGCTGAAGCGCAAAAGATGATCTCAAGCGATTACGTCAACGGCTACCTTTTCCAGCTTGCAGCCTTGTCCGTGGCAAAAGCGGGCCTGCAAGGGCTCTGGGCCAACGCGCCTACGCAAGCCAATGATCTTACTGCCGTAAGCTGGGCTGACTAA
- a CDS encoding DUF1294 domain-containing protein: MIFSVFIIAIAYLGFINLKTYRAFAADKRFAINKEQRTPEATLLHLARIGGWGGAKLAQKRLRHKSYKQPFGHQLNVIGALQAASVTTFVLVLGLLSLVPPAAPVTKHAVLETGAAQELPHVAGQLVMSLRPPAGRPAR; the protein is encoded by the coding sequence ATGATTTTTTCAGTATTCATAATTGCGATTGCCTATCTTGGCTTCATTAATCTAAAGACCTACCGCGCCTTTGCTGCAGACAAGCGGTTTGCGATCAATAAGGAACAGCGCACACCAGAAGCCACACTGCTGCACCTTGCACGCATCGGGGGCTGGGGTGGCGCAAAGCTTGCCCAGAAAAGGTTGCGCCACAAGTCGTACAAACAACCCTTCGGACATCAGCTTAACGTCATCGGCGCGCTGCAAGCAGCATCTGTCACTACTTTCGTGCTGGTACTGGGCCTGTTGTCTCTTGTGCCACCGGCGGCGCCCGTTACCAAACATGCCGTTTTGGAAACGGGCGCCGCGCAAGAGTTGCCACACGTTGCCGGACAACTGGTGATGTCCCTGCGTCCTCCTGCGGGGCGTCCCGCAAGGTAG
- a CDS encoding HdeA family protein: MTRFLKTTAIAALAMSTAMPAFAAAHLDVNSMTCAQYNELSAEDKNKVAVMAVAEISGATGETIEENDGVATATAPLEGEAAAESETGSSTTVADNNGEETATSTVPAGDDMTEFAENVELLNLTCERNIDAMVTEAAAGMEGTR, from the coding sequence ATGACACGTTTTCTCAAAACCACAGCAATCGCAGCACTTGCAATGTCCACGGCGATGCCGGCCTTCGCCGCAGCACACCTCGACGTAAACTCGATGACATGCGCTCAGTACAATGAGCTGTCCGCTGAGGACAAAAACAAGGTCGCCGTAATGGCCGTCGCTGAAATCAGCGGTGCAACAGGCGAAACTATCGAAGAGAACGATGGTGTCGCAACAGCGACCGCGCCACTTGAAGGTGAAGCCGCAGCCGAAAGCGAAACAGGCAGCTCAACCACAGTTGCCGACAACAATGGTGAAGAGACAGCCACAAGCACTGTCCCAGCCGGTGACGACATGACAGAGTTCGCTGAAAACGTAGAACTGCTGAACCTCACATGTGAGCGTAACATCGACGCTATGGTGACCGAAGCTGCTGCTGGCATGGAAGGCACACGCTAA